From the Lathyrus oleraceus cultivar Zhongwan6 chromosome 4, CAAS_Psat_ZW6_1.0, whole genome shotgun sequence genome, one window contains:
- the LOC127136701 gene encoding uncharacterized protein LOC127136701 translates to MSFPGIQESSLLTKNSKRSMNPERKNIYNYKFMEPQLAVLRGLGARLDLGHKDDFKEAYGNLLGILNTEVNITDVHTLVQFYDPPLRCFTFQDYQLEPTLEEYSHIRGIRIKNQVPYVRTKELPKYQDLVEALHIGNKEVELNLKPKGGIHSFISKFLVDKVIAFAEARSWTTFNANLAILIYGVVLFPNMEEFVDLAVIHIFLTQNPIPTLFADTYYFIHVRTKKKKGTIVCCTPLLYRWFISHLPCKGPFVKNKDNLKWSQRIMSLNAEYIYWYS, encoded by the coding sequence CCGAGAGGAAGAACATCTATAATTACAAGTTCATGGAACCTCAGTTGGCTGTCTTGAGAGGACTTGGGGCACGTTTAGATCTGGGGCACAAGGATGATTTCAAGGAGGCTTATGGCAACCTTTTGGGCATTCTGAACACCGAAGTCAACATCACTGATGTGCACACTCTGGTGCAATTCTACGATCCCCCACTGAGATGCTTTACTTTCCAAGATTACCAGCTGGAACCCACATTGGAAGAGTATTCACATATTCGGGGTATTAGGATCAAGAATCAAGTTCCCTACGTTCGCACTAAGGAACTTCCTAAATATCAAGACCTTGTTGAAGCTTTGCACATAGGAAATAAGGAAGTAGAACTGAACTTGAAGCCTAAGGGTGGAATTCATAGCTTCATCTCCAAGTTTCTAGTGGACAAAGTTATTGCCTTCGCCGAAGCTAGGAGTTGGACGACCTTCAACGCCAATCTAGCTATACTTATCTATGGGGTCGTATTGTTTCCGAATATGGAGGAATTCGTAGACTTGGCTGTTATTCATATCTTCCTGACTCagaatcctattcctactctcTTTGCTGATACTTACTACTTCATCCATGTAAGGACTAAGAAGAAGAAAGGGACCATCGTCTGTTGTACCCCTTTGCTGTATAGATGGTTTATTTCGCATCTACCTTGTAAAGGCCCTTTTGTTAAGAACAAAGACAACTTGAAGTGGTCCCAGAGAATCATGTCCTTGAACGCCGAATACATTTATTGGTATTCTTAA